In Actinomycetota bacterium, the genomic stretch CGCCCCGCCGAGCGGCGTAGGCTGGAGGTCTGCAACCATGAGGGTTCGCGTGCGACCGGACGGGACCGAGGTCGACCGTCCCGTGCTGGCCATGGCCGTGGTCGCCGTCGTCGTCACCGCCGTCGGGGCGCTGTGGATGGCCGGCTCCACGGTCGGCGGGCGCTACCGGACGGTGCGGGTCGACAACGGCGCCGGCCCCGCCCTCCGGGTCGACGTCACCGCCCCGACGGGGGCCGGCTGGGGCTGGGCCTGGCCGACCCCGAGGCCGTGACCACCTTCGTGGTCAGCTACGGTGGGCAGGAAGTGTGGCGACAGGGCTACCGATGAGAGGACACCGCAGAGGCATGGACATCCAGGAGACGAACCTGCCGGGGGTGGGGCTGCGCCACGACTTCACCACCAGGGCCGGCCGCCAGCTCGGCGTCGTGACCCACCGCACCGGCCGGCGCGACCTGCTGGTCTACGACCGCGAAGACCCCGACGCGTGCCAGGAGGTCGTGCAGCTCACCGACGAGGAGGCCGACGCCCTGGCCGAGCTGCTCGGCGCGGCCCGGCTGGTCGAGCACCTGGCCGCCCTCACCCAGCGGATCGAGGGCCTGGCCA encodes the following:
- a CDS encoding cation:proton antiporter regulatory subunit; amino-acid sequence: MDIQETNLPGVGLRHDFTTRAGRQLGVVTHRTGRRDLLVYDREDPDACQEVVQLTDEEADALAELLGAARLVEHLAALTQRIEGLAIDWLPIRAGSSYAGQAIADTQARSRTGVSIVAIVRGDGAIPAPTPDVQLEPGDTLVVVGTAQGIKELAKLLGS